The following are encoded together in the Erwinia sp. E602 genome:
- a CDS encoding spore coat U domain-containing protein gives MPAAAPMAVSATISNGCVISGTNLGVMGALDFGSRAGVGTATLTASFVKNATLTLACTPGTSLLMSINGGSNFGTSRNLKVANNTDLVAYTLYSDAGMTTAIPVNQNVTIPTLTNANNITLPVYGQLSLSGVYRAGTYSDTLTVTLTW, from the coding sequence ATGCCCGCCGCGGCACCGATGGCGGTCAGCGCCACCATCAGCAACGGCTGCGTTATATCAGGCACCAACCTCGGGGTGATGGGCGCGCTGGATTTTGGCAGCCGCGCCGGGGTTGGCACGGCGACGCTGACCGCCAGCTTTGTCAAAAACGCCACCCTGACGCTGGCCTGTACGCCGGGAACCAGCCTGCTGATGAGCATTAACGGCGGCAGTAATTTCGGCACCAGCCGCAACCTGAAGGTGGCGAATAACACCGATCTGGTGGCTTACACCCTGTACAGCGATGCAGGGATGACCACCGCCATTCCGGTGAATCAGAACGTCACGATACCCACGCTGACCAATGCCAATAATATTACGCTACCCGTCTACGGCCAGCTGTCACTGAGCGGGGTTTACCGCGCAGGTACCTACAGCGATACGTTAACGGTAACGCTGACCTGGTAG
- a CDS encoding spore coat protein U domain-containing protein: MKTKLFLLGCTLGLGMASSGFAATSNGIINVTLTLTNGCLVNGSPTPTSGNINLGALSFGTSTTIFTDLNAVLIGSAGNGIYVRCTTGATPTVQVTGSANAAPTDVANIFGFVSTAPRYLKTATDATRAVAYTLYPSEASTTPIANGVNLTASGTASPTLGANYPIYGRITQGGNNPLIPAGDYLDTITVAINY; the protein is encoded by the coding sequence ATGAAAACTAAGCTTTTTCTGCTGGGCTGTACGCTTGGGCTCGGTATGGCCTCTTCGGGCTTTGCTGCCACCTCCAACGGGATTATTAACGTCACCCTGACGCTGACCAATGGCTGTCTGGTCAACGGCTCACCGACGCCGACCAGCGGTAATATCAACTTAGGTGCCCTGAGCTTCGGCACCAGCACCACCATCTTTACCGACCTGAACGCGGTGCTGATCGGCAGTGCGGGTAACGGTATCTACGTGCGTTGTACCACCGGCGCCACGCCGACGGTACAGGTGACCGGCAGCGCCAATGCCGCGCCGACCGACGTTGCCAATATCTTTGGCTTTGTCAGCACCGCGCCGCGCTATCTGAAGACGGCGACCGATGCCACCCGCGCCGTGGCCTACACGCTCTATCCGTCTGAAGCATCAACCACGCCGATCGCTAACGGCGTTAACCTGACCGCGTCAGGTACCGCCAGCCCAACGCTGGGAGCCAACTATCCGATCTACGGTCGTATTACCCAGGGGGGCAATAACCCGCTGATCCCGGCCGGCGACTACCTCGACACCATTACCGTCGCGATTAACTACTGA
- a CDS encoding bifunctional diguanylate cyclase/phosphodiesterase: MLMSSYDQLLVTVSFIVAIMASYTALDMAGRVATSTGKVAHVWLVGGGFAMGVGIWAMHFIGMLAMSLPVVMSYNALLTGVSMLIAVAASMFALWVVCYGELPWYRLAGGAVIMGSGVVAMHYTGMAALMVEPGIVWHWGWVAVSVMIAFGASGAALWLAFHLRLKMGYLTLKRGGAAVVMGLAIAGMHYTGMAAASFPMESHTAHMGVNSSWLAILVIVVTLAVLGITLLVSMLDARMQARTSVLASSLAEANRELAQLALHDNLTRLPNRILLEDRLDQALNKATREDSKFALMFMDLDGFKAVNDAFGHHIGDSLLIAVSERMKEKMDGHHTLARLGGDEFVLLIEIDDPNDAATVADALVKAVEAPFDISRYELVVSLSIGIAVFPGDGADERELMFNADAAMYHTKNNGRNGYTFFQPSMNTIAQSQLQLINDLWLAQEHHELRLFYQPKFCAPSGPVIGFEALLRWQHPQRGLLTPDVFLPLAEKTGLIISIGNWVIDEACRQLREWHLQGNAQWSVAVNLSALQFEQSGLVETVVSALQKHQIPAELLTLEVTETTAMRDPDESVRILTRLTELGVKASIDDFGTGYSSLLYLKRLPASELKIDRAFVRELQAQTEDATIVTAIVALAQTLNLKVVAEGVETVEQQDFLTSLGCNTLQGYLLGRPIPADRVPELADYVSKDASPAANNAAGGLAASRQGAH; encoded by the coding sequence ATGCTCATGAGTTCCTACGACCAGCTACTGGTTACTGTATCTTTTATCGTCGCTATTATGGCCTCGTATACCGCGCTGGATATGGCTGGCCGGGTTGCGACGTCGACCGGGAAAGTGGCGCATGTCTGGCTGGTGGGCGGCGGCTTTGCGATGGGCGTCGGCATCTGGGCGATGCACTTTATCGGCATGCTGGCGATGAGCCTGCCGGTGGTGATGAGCTATAACGCGCTGCTGACCGGCGTGTCGATGCTGATCGCGGTAGCAGCATCAATGTTTGCCCTGTGGGTGGTCTGTTATGGCGAGCTGCCGTGGTACCGGCTGGCCGGTGGCGCGGTGATTATGGGCAGCGGCGTGGTGGCGATGCACTATACCGGCATGGCCGCGCTGATGGTCGAACCGGGTATTGTCTGGCACTGGGGCTGGGTGGCCGTGTCGGTAATGATTGCCTTTGGTGCCTCCGGTGCCGCGCTGTGGCTGGCCTTTCACCTGCGGCTGAAAATGGGCTACCTGACGCTGAAGCGCGGCGGCGCGGCGGTGGTGATGGGCCTGGCGATCGCCGGTATGCACTACACCGGCATGGCCGCCGCCAGTTTCCCGATGGAAAGTCATACCGCACATATGGGGGTTAACAGCAGCTGGCTGGCGATCCTGGTGATCGTGGTCACGCTGGCGGTGCTGGGGATCACCCTGCTGGTATCGATGCTCGACGCGCGGATGCAGGCGCGTACCTCAGTGCTGGCCTCATCGCTGGCCGAAGCCAACCGTGAGCTGGCCCAGCTGGCGCTGCACGATAACCTGACCCGGCTGCCGAACCGTATTCTGCTGGAAGACCGGCTGGACCAGGCGCTGAATAAAGCCACGCGGGAAGACTCTAAGTTCGCGCTGATGTTTATGGATCTTGACGGTTTCAAGGCGGTCAATGACGCCTTTGGCCACCATATCGGTGACAGCCTGCTGATCGCCGTCAGCGAACGGATGAAAGAAAAGATGGATGGCCACCATACGCTGGCGCGGCTCGGCGGCGATGAGTTTGTGCTGCTGATCGAAATCGACGATCCGAACGATGCGGCCACGGTTGCCGATGCGCTGGTCAAGGCGGTGGAAGCGCCGTTTGATATCTCCCGCTATGAGCTGGTGGTGTCGCTCAGCATCGGTATCGCGGTGTTCCCGGGGGACGGAGCCGACGAGCGTGAACTGATGTTTAACGCCGATGCCGCCATGTACCATACCAAGAATAACGGCCGTAACGGTTATACCTTCTTCCAGCCTTCGATGAACACCATTGCCCAGAGCCAGCTGCAGCTGATTAACGATCTGTGGCTGGCGCAGGAGCATCACGAGCTGCGCCTGTTCTACCAGCCGAAGTTCTGCGCACCCAGCGGGCCGGTGATCGGCTTTGAGGCGCTACTGCGCTGGCAGCATCCGCAGCGCGGCCTGCTGACCCCGGACGTGTTTCTGCCGCTGGCGGAGAAAACCGGCCTGATTATCAGCATCGGCAACTGGGTGATTGATGAAGCCTGCCGCCAGCTGCGCGAGTGGCACCTGCAGGGCAATGCCCAGTGGTCGGTGGCGGTCAACCTGTCGGCGCTGCAGTTTGAGCAGAGCGGGCTGGTGGAAACGGTGGTGTCGGCGCTGCAGAAGCACCAGATCCCGGCGGAGCTGCTGACGCTGGAGGTCACCGAAACCACCGCGATGCGCGATCCGGACGAAAGCGTGCGCATCCTCACCCGGCTGACCGAACTGGGGGTGAAAGCGTCAATCGACGATTTTGGCACCGGCTACTCCAGCCTGCTGTACCTGAAGCGGCTGCCGGCCAGCGAGCTGAAGATCGACCGTGCGTTTGTCCGCGAGCTACAGGCGCAGACGGAAGATGCCACCATTGTCACCGCCATCGTTGCCTTAGCACAGACCCTCAATCTGAAGGTGGTGGCGGAAGGGGTGGAGACCGTGGAGCAGCAGGATTTCCTCACCAGCCTCGGCTGTAACACCCTGCAGGGTTACCTGCTCGGACGGCCGATCCCGGCCGATCGGGTACCGGAACTGGCGGATTATGTCAGTAAAGACGCCAGCCCTGCGGCGAATAACGCCGCCGGTGGGCTGGCCGCCAGCCGTCAGGGCGCACACTGA
- a CDS encoding PLP-dependent aminotransferase family protein, with protein sequence MAKYEQLVAQIRQQIESEIWLPGEKLPSLREQVGLSGVSLMTVMHAYQVLESQGWIQSRPQSGYYVAPRAEFLSQPVSHQKLQLAESVDINAFIFDVLQASRDPHIIPFGSAFPDPELFPQRQLMRALTTVSHSMKAVDALHNLPPGNEALRKTLAQRYALQGVQVTPDEIVITNGAMEALNLSLQALTEPGDWVAIENPSFYGALQAIERLKLKSVAIATDPQNGIDLDELSRALQRWPIKALWMMSNQQNPVGCTLSKARKQQLVALLAQHNVALIEDDVYSELYFGAEKPLPAKAFDRNDNVLHCSSFSKNLVAGFRVGWVAAGKHAQRIQRLQLMSTLSTSAPMQQALATYLGTRSYDLHLRRLRQVLEQRKNLALLSLKRHLPDGARINESRGGYFLWIELPGGVNTTQLYYRALEQNISIAPGKMFSSSEQYANYFRFNTAWWQEPHDAAVATLGRLIVELIAGPAALPPGTRAGG encoded by the coding sequence GTGGCAAAATATGAGCAGCTGGTGGCGCAGATTCGCCAGCAAATTGAGAGCGAAATCTGGCTGCCGGGGGAAAAACTGCCCTCGCTGCGCGAGCAGGTGGGCCTGAGCGGCGTAAGCCTGATGACGGTGATGCACGCCTACCAGGTGCTGGAGAGCCAGGGCTGGATCCAGTCACGCCCGCAGTCCGGCTACTACGTGGCGCCGCGCGCCGAATTCCTCAGCCAGCCGGTCAGCCATCAGAAGCTGCAGCTGGCGGAGTCGGTGGATATCAACGCCTTTATTTTCGATGTGTTACAGGCCAGCCGCGATCCGCACATCATCCCCTTTGGCTCCGCCTTTCCTGACCCCGAGCTGTTTCCGCAGCGCCAGCTGATGCGCGCGCTGACCACCGTTTCGCACAGCATGAAGGCGGTGGACGCGCTGCACAATCTGCCACCCGGCAACGAGGCGCTGCGCAAAACGCTGGCGCAGCGCTATGCGCTACAGGGGGTGCAGGTGACGCCGGACGAAATTGTCATCACCAACGGAGCGATGGAAGCGCTGAATCTCAGCCTGCAGGCGCTGACCGAGCCGGGTGACTGGGTGGCAATTGAAAACCCGTCCTTTTATGGCGCGCTGCAGGCAATCGAGCGGCTGAAGCTGAAGAGCGTGGCGATCGCCACCGACCCGCAGAACGGCATCGATCTCGACGAACTGAGCCGCGCGCTGCAGCGCTGGCCGATCAAGGCGTTATGGATGATGAGCAATCAGCAGAACCCGGTTGGCTGCACCCTGAGCAAAGCCCGCAAGCAGCAGCTGGTGGCGCTGCTGGCGCAGCATAACGTGGCGCTGATTGAGGATGACGTCTACAGCGAGCTCTATTTCGGCGCGGAGAAGCCGCTGCCGGCCAAAGCCTTCGACCGCAATGACAACGTGCTGCACTGCTCGTCGTTTTCGAAAAACCTGGTGGCCGGCTTTCGCGTCGGCTGGGTGGCCGCCGGAAAACATGCCCAGCGCATCCAGCGGCTGCAGCTGATGAGTACGCTGTCAACCAGCGCCCCGATGCAGCAGGCGCTGGCCACCTACCTCGGCACCCGCAGCTACGATCTGCATCTGCGCCGCCTGCGGCAGGTGCTGGAACAGCGTAAAAATCTGGCGCTGCTGTCGCTGAAGCGCCATCTGCCCGACGGCGCGCGCATCAACGAGTCGCGGGGGGGCTACTTCTTATGGATTGAGCTGCCGGGCGGGGTGAATACCACCCAGCTTTACTACCGGGCGTTAGAGCAGAACATCAGCATTGCGCCGGGTAAGATGTTCTCATCCAGCGAGCAGTACGCGAACTACTTCCGCTTTAACACCGCCTGGTGGCAGGAGCCACACGATGCGGCGGTCGCGACGCTGGGCCGGCTGATCGTCGAACTGATCGCCGGGCCGGCGGCGTTACCGCCCGGCACGCGGGCAGGGGGTTAG
- a CDS encoding YlaC family protein produces MEEVKKILLREIDSLNRAEQRDNKPRFSFSFLKKHPGLWASMYGCYILTVALIFTTDFLGWPAFWGATLFIVLMSGLMLLDVTPKYRFEDIDNVSDIRVCYYGEWYYIRTLSPQAINDILNNDKVPDEIKQGVDKLLTKKGEVDFYDVFRLTWGQKSAAAV; encoded by the coding sequence ATGGAAGAAGTCAAAAAAATTCTGCTGCGCGAGATTGATAGCCTGAATCGCGCCGAGCAACGCGATAACAAACCGCGCTTCAGCTTCAGCTTTTTGAAAAAACACCCGGGCCTGTGGGCATCGATGTACGGTTGCTACATTCTGACCGTCGCGCTGATCTTTACCACCGACTTTCTCGGCTGGCCGGCCTTCTGGGGCGCGACGCTGTTTATCGTACTGATGAGCGGCCTGATGCTGCTGGACGTGACGCCGAAATACCGCTTCGAGGATATCGACAACGTCAGCGATATTCGCGTCTGCTATTACGGCGAGTGGTACTACATTCGCACCCTGTCGCCGCAGGCGATCAACGATATTCTTAACAACGACAAGGTGCCGGACGAGATCAAACAGGGCGTGGATAAACTGCTGACCAAAAAGGGCGAAGTCGACTTTTACGACGTGTTCCGCCTGACCTGGGGCCAGAAGAGCGCCGCCGCGGTCTAA
- a CDS encoding lysozyme inhibitor LprI family protein — translation MMLKFLPLLAGSLLLGSGLPVQVLDCGRAASLMENTVCDVPELSWLDRVFSNAFNDEVLRDPPGATQRIAAWAATRDACRNAGCLRGVYLSGIGQLHQTPQTFDWEGQWWNTSATAGNGGRINIKHPAKWQYRMDVEAWGGSHRYDFTSSLDFYGGLALSYNPVWGGDCGLILIPLPDGRLKVSSDQQGKCDVLLPGIMAFDGIYMKAEADPRPDATLLSLGIFPDKATDERFRQLVGSDYAHYLATATRFVYGDDQDNLGATVVTMWYEGMANRRAAIVMYTPDGNIWAMRVEPGGKQGVSVHYATTAQDKQALPETLKAWRARFADR, via the coding sequence ATGATGTTGAAATTTCTCCCCTTGCTTGCAGGCAGCCTGTTACTCGGATCGGGGCTGCCGGTGCAGGTGCTGGACTGCGGACGAGCGGCCAGCCTGATGGAAAATACCGTCTGCGATGTGCCGGAGCTAAGCTGGCTGGATCGCGTATTTAGCAACGCATTTAATGATGAAGTGCTGCGGGATCCCCCCGGTGCCACGCAACGGATCGCGGCGTGGGCGGCAACGCGTGATGCCTGCCGCAACGCAGGCTGCCTGCGGGGAGTCTACCTGAGCGGTATTGGCCAGCTGCATCAGACCCCGCAAACCTTCGACTGGGAAGGCCAGTGGTGGAACACCAGCGCTACGGCGGGCAACGGCGGGCGGATTAATATCAAGCATCCGGCAAAATGGCAGTACCGCATGGATGTGGAAGCCTGGGGCGGCAGTCATCGTTATGACTTCACCAGCAGCCTCGATTTTTATGGCGGCCTGGCGCTGAGTTATAACCCTGTATGGGGAGGTGATTGTGGCCTGATCCTGATCCCCCTGCCGGATGGCCGGTTAAAGGTGAGCAGCGATCAGCAGGGAAAGTGTGATGTGCTGCTACCCGGCATCATGGCCTTCGACGGCATCTATATGAAAGCAGAGGCCGATCCGCGGCCGGACGCGACGTTACTGAGCCTCGGTATCTTCCCGGATAAAGCCACGGATGAGCGCTTCCGACAGCTGGTGGGCAGTGATTATGCGCACTATCTGGCCACGGCCACCCGCTTTGTCTACGGTGATGACCAGGATAACCTCGGGGCCACCGTGGTCACGATGTGGTACGAAGGGATGGCCAACCGGCGGGCGGCGATAGTGATGTACACGCCTGACGGCAACATCTGGGCGATGCGCGTGGAACCGGGCGGAAAACAGGGGGTCAGCGTCCATTATGCCACCACCGCGCAGGATAAGCAGGCGCTGCCTGAAACGCTGAAGGCGTGGCGGGCGCGTTTTGCCGATCGCTAA